The DNA region AGCACCGCCTATCATATTTGCCACACCAACTAAACTGAGTTCCAGTTCTATTGCATATGATTATGCTGGGAAAAACACAGTTCCAGAGCTGCAGAAGTTTTTCCAGAAATCTGACGGTGTGCCTGTCCACCTGAAACGCGGCCTGCCTGACCAAATGTTGTACCGGACCACCATGGCGCTGACGGTGGGAGGGACCCTCTACTGCCTGATCGCCCTCTACATGGCCTCACGGCCCAGAAGCAAATGAGTCAGGCTGCAGAGGCCTGGTTCGCTTGTTGGCACACATcctttgaattttcatttttcattatttctgtaatttttttgttttttactcgaATGTCCCACTTAACATTCTTAAAGAAGAGCAGAAAGATATTAAGACAATATTTTGGTTTGTTATGAAAATGCACGTGGCCTGCCAGAGCTCATTCAGAAGTTAAAACTATTGTTTAAAGAAATGATGTTGCTCCCTGCATTTGGGCTCCTAATTTCCCTGGAGCTTCTGATGAAGGTTGCACACAGGCTCATTAGCGGCCATCTGTGCTGAGGTCCCTGGGGACTTATGGTGGCGTATTGAACATGGGGTGGGGCAGCC from Dama dama isolate Ldn47 chromosome 32, ASM3311817v1, whole genome shotgun sequence includes:
- the LOC133050450 gene encoding cytochrome c oxidase subunit 7A-related protein, mitochondrial encodes the protein MYYKFSGFTQKLAGAWASDAYSPQGLRPVVSTEAPPIIFATPTKLSSSSIAYDYAGKNTVPELQKFFQKSDGVPVHLKRGLPDQMLYRTTMALTVGGTLYCLIALYMASRPRSK